Proteins co-encoded in one Kutzneria chonburiensis genomic window:
- a CDS encoding amidase produces the protein MSGDLHELSAATQLTALRLGEVSSRELTVHYLERIEKLDGELGAFATVTSELALDEADRADRRLAQGEWSPLLGLPLGIKDLYSTAGARTTFGCAALAEFTPTADAWTVGLLRRAGAVLIGKTNTAEFGATCYTENDVTGRPTVTPYDCMRYASGSSGGAAAAVAAGLLPLAHAGDGAGSTRTPAATCHLVGVKPSRGLVSAQATSFVSTTVEGPIARMVEDAALLLDVMAQPQPGDLDGWRPEVRFVDAIKQWSTRPLRIAFWTEVGLAGRSPHPEAVHAVEWTAALLQELGHDVREVPIPARCDDPVSSALRTLFAASVNAVASSLVPADREGQLLPYTRYLTEEGEALSGRDLVAAQGVLAGYASAFLAALDGFDVALTPVTTGPPVPLGHFQAEGFAAIADAMLAWSAYTPWANLTGQPAIALPSHVDRDGLPHGVQIVGRRRGDAALFALAAQLEHADLWKDVHPPCWYQ, from the coding sequence ATGAGTGGCGACCTGCACGAGCTCTCCGCTGCTACTCAGCTGACTGCCCTGCGTTTGGGCGAGGTGAGTTCCCGCGAGCTGACCGTGCATTACCTGGAACGTATCGAGAAGCTCGATGGCGAGCTCGGCGCTTTTGCCACGGTCACATCGGAGCTCGCCCTTGACGAGGCCGATCGCGCCGACCGCCGCCTGGCTCAGGGCGAATGGTCACCGCTGCTCGGACTTCCCTTGGGTATCAAGGACCTTTACTCGACCGCTGGGGCGCGGACGACGTTCGGCTGTGCCGCGTTGGCGGAGTTCACCCCGACGGCCGACGCCTGGACCGTTGGACTGCTTCGGCGGGCTGGTGCCGTGCTGATCGGCAAGACCAACACCGCTGAGTTCGGTGCGACTTGCTACACCGAGAACGACGTGACCGGGCGGCCGACCGTCACGCCGTACGACTGTATGCGGTATGCGAGCGGCTCCAGTGGCGGTGCCGCCGCTGCCGTGGCGGCGGGGCTGTTGCCGCTGGCGCACGCCGGTGACGGGGCCGGGTCGACTCGAACTCCGGCGGCGACCTGTCATCTCGTTGGCGTGAAGCCAAGTCGCGGCCTGGTCAGTGCGCAGGCGACGTCGTTCGTCAGCACCACGGTCGAAGGACCCATCGCCCGTATGGTCGAGGATGCCGCGCTGCTGTTGGACGTCATGGCGCAGCCCCAGCCTGGCGACCTGGACGGCTGGCGGCCGGAGGTTCGGTTCGTCGACGCGATCAAGCAGTGGTCGACGCGGCCGCTGCGCATCGCGTTCTGGACCGAGGTCGGTCTGGCTGGACGCAGTCCGCATCCCGAGGCCGTCCATGCCGTCGAATGGACAGCGGCGCTGCTCCAGGAGTTGGGGCATGACGTGCGGGAGGTGCCGATCCCTGCACGCTGTGACGATCCGGTGAGCTCGGCCTTGCGGACGCTGTTTGCCGCCTCCGTCAACGCGGTGGCGTCGTCGCTGGTGCCGGCCGATCGTGAAGGACAGCTGTTACCTTACACCCGTTACCTTACGGAGGAAGGTGAAGCGCTTTCCGGGCGGGACCTGGTCGCGGCGCAAGGGGTGCTGGCCGGGTACGCAAGCGCTTTCCTCGCGGCTCTCGACGGTTTCGACGTCGCGCTGACCCCGGTGACGACCGGTCCGCCCGTACCGCTCGGGCATTTCCAGGCCGAAGGGTTCGCGGCGATCGCCGACGCGATGCTGGCCTGGTCGGCCTATACGCCATGGGCGAACCTGACCGGCCAGCCCGCGATCGCCCTACCGTCCCATGTGGACCGTGATGGTCTGCCGCACGGCGTGCAGATCGTCGGCCGCCGTCGCGGCGACGCCGCGTTGTTCGCCCTGGCCGCACAGCTCGAACACGCAGATCTGTGGAAGGACGTCCATCCGCCCTGTTGGTATCAGTGA
- a CDS encoding TetR/AcrR family transcriptional regulator: MPGRPRDPDLEHRLLAAAWSLLRSRGYDALTLTKVAAEAQAHRTDVYRRWSSKAQLVVDVLAEHLPPISDRDTGTLRGDLAAVVHGLAESWSSSWVDGLMGLTADLHHDPDAELAFRTMALGRGEPLRQAIVRATERGEIGEPPDLSLMGDLIEGPMMHRRMLGRQPLTPEYLNAIVNVVYSVLTGATVSR; encoded by the coding sequence GTGCCTGGGCGTCCCCGAGATCCCGATCTCGAACATCGGCTGCTGGCCGCGGCCTGGTCGCTGCTGCGGAGCCGGGGCTACGACGCCCTGACGCTGACCAAGGTCGCGGCGGAGGCTCAAGCCCATCGCACCGACGTCTACCGGCGCTGGTCCAGCAAGGCGCAGCTGGTGGTCGACGTGCTGGCCGAGCATCTGCCGCCGATCTCGGACCGGGACACCGGGACGCTGCGCGGCGACCTCGCCGCCGTCGTGCACGGCCTGGCCGAGTCCTGGTCGTCGTCCTGGGTCGACGGGCTGATGGGGCTGACCGCCGATCTGCATCACGACCCGGACGCCGAGCTGGCCTTCCGGACCATGGCCTTGGGTCGTGGTGAGCCGCTGCGTCAGGCCATCGTCCGGGCGACGGAGCGGGGAGAGATCGGGGAGCCGCCCGACCTCTCGCTCATGGGCGACCTGATCGAGGGTCCGATGATGCACCGCCGGATGCTGGGCCGTCAGCCGCTGACACCGGAGTACCTGAACGCCATTGTGAATGTTGTCTACAGTGTGCTAACTGGGGCCACGGTGTCGCGATGA
- a CDS encoding alpha/beta fold hydrolase, which produces MTAGEGDGPLVVFEAGMSAPAASWVHTQRQVGARTRTLSYDRAGYGGSDPDPRDRTLERIADDLTGLLDAIGETRPVVLVGHSWGGPIIRLFAERHPRRVAGLVFVDATVAEIMSDRTARTASRAFAILALLARLGGRRLVMKLTVPHVSPDIAPSDMDIILRDYACVSGMRTSRREATQIVAALPTMQRLQAAGTPSVPTICLQAGRIDRGMKTARPLFNQVAADLMAAVPHGRFVVVPEAGHLIPQENPAVVRDAVLEIIDAVAVTP; this is translated from the coding sequence GTGACGGCCGGCGAGGGGGATGGGCCGCTCGTCGTGTTCGAGGCCGGTATGAGCGCGCCGGCCGCGTCGTGGGTGCACACCCAGCGGCAGGTCGGCGCGCGGACCCGCACGTTGTCCTACGACCGAGCCGGCTACGGCGGCAGCGACCCGGATCCGCGGGATCGGACGCTCGAACGGATCGCCGACGACCTCACCGGCCTGCTCGACGCCATCGGCGAGACGCGACCGGTCGTGCTGGTCGGGCACAGTTGGGGCGGTCCCATCATCCGTTTGTTCGCCGAACGCCACCCGCGGCGGGTCGCCGGCTTGGTCTTTGTCGACGCCACCGTCGCCGAGATCATGAGCGACCGTACCGCCCGTACCGCTTCGCGCGCGTTCGCCATACTTGCGCTACTCGCTCGCCTTGGCGGCCGCCGCCTGGTCATGAAACTCACCGTGCCGCACGTGTCACCCGACATCGCACCGTCCGATATGGACATTATCCTGCGCGACTACGCTTGCGTCAGCGGCATGCGGACCAGCCGCCGGGAAGCCACCCAGATCGTCGCCGCTTTGCCGACCATGCAACGACTCCAGGCCGCTGGCACCCCGAGCGTGCCCACGATCTGTTTGCAGGCCGGTCGAATCGACCGTGGCATGAAAACCGCCCGCCCCCTGTTCAACCAGGTCGCCGCCGACCTCATGGCCGCCGTCCCACACGGGCGGTTCGTCGTCGTGCCGGAGGCCGGACACCTTATCCCGCAAGAGAATCCCGCAGTCGTACGCGATGCCGTCCTCGAGATCATCGATGCCGTGGCGGTGACGCCATGA